aaccataaggattttgccagttgctgataacttcaacaaaacatgatcatctcatacaacaacttatatgtcatcatgtcttgaccatatcacaacatgccctgcaaaaacaagttagacgtcctctactttgtttttgcaagttttacgtggctgctacgggctcaGAAAGagccgttcttacctacgcatcaaaaaccacaacgatatttcgtCAAGTATGTGTTGTTTTAAACTTCACAAGGACAGGGCATAGCCGCACTCGATTCAAGTAAAGTTGGAGAAaatgacacccgccagccacctgtgtgcaaagcacgtcggtagaaccagtctcgcgtaagtgtacgcgtaatgtcggtccgggccgcttcatccaacaataccgccgaatcaaagtatgacatgctagtaagcagtattactagtatcacccacaactcacttgtgttctactcgtgcatataacatctacgcataaacctggctcggatgccactgttggggaacgtagtaatttcaaaaaaattcctatgcacacgcaagatcatggtgatgcatagcaacgagaggggagagtgtcgtccatgtaccctcgttgATTGTAAGCGGAAgagttatgacaacgcggttgatgtagtcgtacgtcttcatgatcgaccgattctagtaccgaacgtacggcacctccgtgatctgcacacgttcagctcggtgacgtcccacgaactcatgatctaGTAGAGctccgagggagagtttcgtcagcacgatggcgtgatgacggtgatgatgaagctaccgatgcagggcttcacctaagcaccgctatgatatggccgaggtgaattatggtggagggggccacggcacacggctaaaagatcaatgatcaacttgtgtgtctatggggtgccccctcccccgtatataaaagagtggaggagggggaggaggacggcctccttggcacgccccaaggggagtcctactcccaccgggagtaggactccaacccttccaagagtaggagtaggagggaaggaaggaggagagagggggaaggaaaaaggggggcgccgccccccttccttgtccaattcggactagagggaagggggcgcgcggcctgccctggccaccccttctcttctccactaaggcccatgaggtCCATTACACTCCacggggggggtccggtaacctcccggtactccggtatttgTCCGAACTTACCCGGAACCCTTCCgaagtccaaacatagtcatccaatatatcgatctttatgtctcgaccattttgagactcctcgtcatgtcctgaTCATATCTGGAACTCCGAattaccttcggtacatcaaaacacataaactcatattaccgatcgtcaccaaacgttaagcgtgcggaccctactggttcgagaactatgtagacatgaccgagacacgtctctggtcaataaccaatagcggaacttggatgctcatattggctcccacatattctacgaagatctttattggtcaaaccgcataacaacatacgttgttccctttgtcatcggcatgttacttgcccgagattcaatcgttgatatctcaatacctagttcaatctcgttgccggcaagtctctttactcgttccgtaatgcttcATCCCGctactaactcattagttacattgcttgcaaggcttatagtgatgtgcattaccgagagggcccagagatacctctccgacaatcggagtgacaaatcctaatctcgatctatgccaactcaacaagtaccatcagagacacctgtagagcacctttataatcatccagttacgttgtgacgtttggtagcacacaaagtgttcctccggtattcgggagttgcataatctcatagtcataggaacatgtataagtcatgaagaaagcaatagcaatatactaaacgatcaaatgctaagttaacagaatgggtcaagtcaatcacatcattctctaatgatgtgatcccgttaatcaaccTAGCAAAGTGGCCCGCCCGATGTGCGGGCTAGAATTttataaacttttatcatgagaATGCGGATTTTGTCTAGATCATATTTCACAAGTATGAGTCTTTTGCAAACATCATTTTGTCTTAGATGTGCTTAGTTCTACTGTTGAGATATATATGTGAGAAGACTATGTCACAAAAATGATAATATACTTCCCCCGGTTTTGAAAATCGTTTCTCTGTTTATGAAAATATAAAAGAAAACAACATTAAATGAGGAACAATATGGAAGGGATCCATATGGGAAATTAAAACATGAAAGCACATGTAATTTCTTCGATATAATGCTATGGTAGTCTGGAATAAGTCATAGATCGTTTATCTCCAATCCAAATCATTTGTATTTACCTCTCCTGAGACTAAATAACACATCTAACCATTTTCATATATGCACACATCTTGATAGTTACTTGAGGTCTCAGCCATATGGATCACCATATCTCTTTGTTTAATCTTTATGCGATGTGATAATATTGAGTACTGAGTATAGTTTGCAGGTACTTTGAAAGCTAGATTGTTCAAGTATATTAAGCTTTTATACAATGGAAGTTGCATGAGATGAATCATTGATGTTTTCTCATCTTGAAAATGCATTGGCCCAGACATACATGATTGAGAAGAACGTACAGGTTGTCGTACACCCGAACCTTATATGGTTTATGATCTGCCGGTCAAGTGGTGCTAGAAGTTCTCCCACTCTTAGAGCATGTCAAGGTTCTCCTGTTGGTTGCCAAAGACCTCTAATGGATCTGGCAGAGTTTGCCACCTTGCTCATCATTGCAGATGTCCATCGCATCTTCATCTTCTCTACGAGTAGGTGGTTGAACTATGTCTATGTACAACTTGTAATTGATTAAATCTCTACTGAAGAATATAAATTGGCCTGACACACAGATATATATGCTCATTTTTAGAGAAAAGACATGCAATTGGCAGTGACAAGTTGTACATACCTTTTACTCACGACGACCTTCCTCCTAGTGCGGGCGATCTTCAATGCCGTAGAGGTCTTTCGTGGACTCATTGTCTGCATTGTGCGCCAAGGGTCTGCTGACATACACTATAAATCGGTGCATGCGTTGTGGTCGTTCTTCTTGATGTCTTGATGCAAATCACACAATTCAAGTGATCTATGCCTAGTACGCGTGTGTAACTCTAACTGGGAACTGAGGCATACGTGATAAGTGCTTTGTTCTGTTAGTAAATCTTGTTGTAGCTTTGCAGGTAGAGATGTTTCTAGAAAATCATCAACCATCATATGTATATAAAAGAAATCTTCAGAGAAGAGCAGCCAACTAAGTTTTCATTCATATGTACTCcagttttttctttctttttcttttgcgAAAAACATATGTACTCAAGTTAGAGTTATGATTGACCGAGTTTTGTTGAGTAGCATACTCATGAAATTATATTCACTATGCTTTGATCTTTGAACTAAAAGGAGAACTTGATTCAATCAAATTTACACTCATGCTAATTTTGGGGGCTTCAAAACTCCACGACTCCATTAACAGTCTTAACAGTTACAAAAATAACATGTTCTAGTGCAAAATGATCAATATGTAAAATCCGAACAAGTAATTGCGGAGATTCGTGCCGGAACGTCCACTTTACATTTTAAAGAAAGGGTACAAAAGCATATTTATTCTGAATCAGACAGCGAATGCACTGGAGTACTGATGTTTACCATGCGCCCGAATATCAATATGGTAATCTTCGCCGATTACCAAAAACAAGCCATTTATGGATATTGTCAGTAAGTATGTGCAGATCCAGTATAGCGTCTTTTTCACTCCACAAGGATCAAGATCAAATGAATACTTATGGTAAAAAAGATAGGGAAATTCTTGATTATTCAACGTCGGATCGAATCATGTCCAATGGCCATTGGAATTTTATCTATCCTTCTATTTTTCAAGATAATTCAGATTTGTTGGCGAAAAAGCGAAGAAATAGGTTCGTCATTCCATTACAATATCATCAAGAACAAGAGAAAGAACTAATATCCTGTTTTGGGATTTCGATTGAAATCCCCCTTATGGGTGTTTTACGTagaaatactatttttgcttatTTTGACGATCCCCGATACAGAAAAGATAAAAAGGGTTCAGGAATTGTTAAATTTAGATATAGGACCCTAGAAGAAGAATATAGGACTCGAGCGGAAGACTCAGAAGAGGAATATGAGACCCTAGAAGACGAATACAGGACCCGAGAGGacgaatatgaatatgaaacccTAGAAGAATCTAAATATGGAATCCTAGAAGACGAATACGAATATGAAACCCTAGAAGACGAATATGGGAGCCCAGAAAACGAATATGGGAACCCAGAGAACGAATATAGGACTTTAGAGAAAGACTCAGAAGAGGAATATGGGAGCCCAGAGAGCAAATATAGGACCCAAGAGGACGAATATGGAACTCTAGAGGAAGACTCAGAAGACGAATATGGCAGCCCCGGGGAAAGCGCAGAGGAAAAATATGGTACTTTAGAGGAAGACTCAGAAGAAGATTCAGAGGACGAATACGAGAGCCCAGAGGAAGATTCCATCTTAAAAAAAGAGGGTTTGATTGAGCATCGAGGAACAAAAGAATTTAGTCTAAAATACCAAAAAGAAGTAGATCGGTTTTTTTTCATTCTTCAAGAACTTCATATCTTGCCGAGATCTTCATCCCTAAAGATACTTGACAATAGTATTATTGGAGTGAATACACAACTCACAAAAAATACAAGAAGTCGACTAGGCGGACTGGTCCGAGTGAAGAGAAAAAAAAGCCATACGGAACTCAAAATATTTTCCGGAGATATTCATTTTCCTGAAGAGGCGGATAAGATATTAGGTGGCTGTTTGATACCGCCAGAAAGACAAAAAAAAGATTCTAAGGAatcaaaaaaaaggaaaaattgGGTCTATGTTCAACGGAAAAAAATTCTCAAGAGCAAGGAAAAGTATTTTGTTTCCGTTCGCCCTACAGTGGCATATGAAATGGACGAAGGAAGAAATTTAGCAACACTTTTCCCGCAGGATCTCTTGCAAGAAGAAAATAATCTCCAAATTCGACTTGTCAATTTTATTTCTCATGAAAATAGCAAGTTAACTCAAAGAATTTATCACACAAATAGTCAATTTGTTAGAACTTGCTTAGTAGTGAATTgggaacaagaagaaaaagaaaaggctGGTGCTTCCCTTGTTGAGGTAAGAGCAAATGATCTTATTCGCGATTTCCTAAGAATTGAGTTAGTCAAGTCCACTATTTCGTATACACGAAAAAGGTATGGTAGGACAAGTGCAGGACCGATTCCCCATAATAGGTTAGATCGCGCCAATATCAATTCTTTTTATTCCAAGGCGAAGATTGAATCACTTAGCCAACATCCAGAAGCTATTGGCACTTTGTTGAATCGAAATAAAGAATACCACTCTTTGATGATTTTGTCGGCATCCAACTGTTCTCGAATTGGTTTATTCAAGAATTCAAAACATCCCAATGCGATAAAAGAATGGAATCCTAGAATTCCTATTCGAGAAATTTTTGGGCCCTTAGGCGCTATTGTAGCTAGTATATCGCATTTTTCTTCATCTTACTATTTACTAACGCATAATAAAATCCTGTTAAAAAAATATTTGTTCGTTGACAATTTAAAACAAACCTTCCAAGTACTTCAAGAACTTAAATACTCTTTAATAGATGAAAATAAAAGGATTTCTAATTTCGATAGTAACATAATGTTGGATCCATTCCTTTTGAATTGTCACTTTGTCCATCATGATTCTTGGGAAGAGACATTGGCAATAATTCACCTTGGACAATTTATTTGTGAAAATGTATGTCTATTTAAATCGCACATAAAAAAATCCGGTCAAATTTTCATTGTAAATATGAATTCCTTTGTTATAAGAGCAGCTAAACCTTATTTGGCCACTACAGGAGCAACTGTTAATGGTCATTATGGAGAAATCCTTTACAAGGGAGATAGGTTAGTTAcgtttatatatgaaaaatcgaGATCTAGTGACATAACGCAAGGTCTTCCAAAAGTGGAACAAATCTTTGAAGCGCGTTCAATTGATTCATTATCCCCGAATCTCGAAAGGAGAATTGAGGATTGGAATGAGCGTATACCAAGAATTCTTGGGGTCCCTTGGGGATTCTTGATTGGAGCTGAGCTAACCATAGCCCAAAGTCGTATCTCTTTGGTTAATAAAATCCAAAAGGTTTATCGATCCCAAGGGGTACAGATCCATAATAGACATATAGAGATTATTATACGCCAAGTAACATCAAAAGTGCGGGTTTCCGAAGATGGAATGTCTAATGTTTTTTCGCCTGGGGAATTAATCGGACTATTGCGAGCGGAACGAGCAGGACGAGCTTTGGATGAATCGATCTATTATCGGGCAATCTTATTGGGAATAACAAGGGCTTCCCTGAATACCCAAAGTTTCATATCTGAAGCAAGTTTTCAAGAAACTGCTCGAGTTTTAGCAAAAGCTGCCCTACGAGGTCGCATTGATTGGTTGAAAGGCTTGAAAGAAAACGTAGTTCTGGGGGGGATTATACCTGTTGGTACCGGATTCCAAAAATTTGTGCATCGTTCCCCACAAGACAAGAACCTTTATTtcgaaaaaaaaaaaaaaaaatataGACTTGCATGTAACTATTCAGAGTCAAGATATTCTATATAGTGTGAATATTCCCTCAAAAAGCTTGATTCTAGTGCAAAATGATCAATATGTAAAATCCGAACAAGTAATTGCGGAGATTCGTGCCGGAACGTCCACTTTACATTTTAAAGAAAGGGTACAAAAGCATATTTATTCTGAATCAGACGGCGAAATGCACTGGAGTACTGATGTTTACCATGCGCCCGAATATCAATATGGTAATCTTCGCCGATTACCAAAAACAAGCCATTTATGGATATTGTCAGTAAGTATGTGCAGATCCAGTATAGCGTCTTTTTCACTCCACAAGGATCAAGATCAAATGAATACTTATGGTAAAAAAGATAGGGAAATTCTTGATTATTCAACGTCGGATCGAATCATGTCCAATGGCCATTGGAATTTTATCTATCCTTCTATTTTTCAAGATAATTCAGATTTGTTGGCGAAAAAGCGAAGAAATAGGTTCGTCATTCCATTACAATATCATCAAGAACAAGAGAAAGAACTAATATCCTGTTTTGGGATTTCGATTGAAATCCCCCTTATGGGTGTTTTACGTagaaatactatttttgcttatTTTGACGATCCCCGATACAGAAAAGATAAAAAGGGTTCA
This is a stretch of genomic DNA from Triticum urartu cultivar G1812 unplaced genomic scaffold, Tu2.1 TuUngrouped_contig_8578, whole genome shotgun sequence. It encodes these proteins:
- the LOC125531964 gene encoding DNA-directed RNA polymerase subunit beta''-like, whose amino-acid sequence is MHWSTDVYHAPEYQYGNLRRLPKTSHLWILSVSMCRSSIASFSLHKDQDQMNTYGKKDREILDYSTSDRIMSNGHWNFIYPSIFQDNSDLLAKKRRNRFVIPLQYHQEQEKELISCFGISIEIPLMGVLRRNTIFAYFDDPRYRKDKKGSGIVKFRYRTLEEEYRTRAEDSEEEYETLEDEYRTREDEYEYETLEESKYGILEDEYEYETLEDEYGSPENEYGNPENEYRTLEKDSEEEYGSPESKYRTQEDEYGTLEEDSEDEYGSPGESAEEKYGTLEEDSEEDSEDEYESPEEDSILKKEGLIEHRGTKEFSLKYQKEVDRFFFILQELHILPRSSSLKILDNSIIGVDTQLTKNTRSLLGGLVRVKRKKKPYGTQNIFRRYSFS